The sequence ATTCAAATACCACTTGGAGTAACACTCATCCTGCTAACTACCGATTTACTGGCAGCAAGAGATTTGCATGGTAAAGCACTTTTCCAAACAGTGTACTGAAGAGACATTTAATAACAGATGAACAACCAGTTTCAAGACTTGCACAGCCTCCTATGGAAAGAGATCAGAATTTGAAGTCTAGACTACCATAATATTGCTGCTGTAAGTGATTGGAATATCACAAAGTTTGTTGTTAAGTATTCTATTggtcaaaataaaatatttatgacaGGAGAGGGCTCTGTAGCTGTCTTTGACTGCATTGGTAGGAGCAAAGAATGGACCACAGTTAACCGTGCAAGCTGGAAACCAGAGTGTGAGAAAGTACAATGCAGAAATATGAAAGCATATTTAAAATCAAAGGCATTCTTTTCACAGAGAATAAAGCACAAAGACAGCCTAGAGGAAGAAGTATATCTAAAGAGTGCTCTACAACATAcagaaaagaagtgaaaattAACCCCTTGTACTACAGCACTGCATCATGAATGTTATTTTGTTGTAATGGGGATCAGTTTGTAATTATGTTTTTCAGGAGGGCTTTtttaagatatatatatatatatacatatatatatatatatgacacTTCTCAATTCTCCCTGTCTCAAGATGCAACTTCCTTATTCAAGCATGCTGTCAGTGATGGACAAGGCAGCAGTATTTGCATTCAGAAATTCCATTAAAAGGTCAAGGTAACAGAAGGAGAGTGGGAATTTTTACTAAATTTTATATTAAGCTGATTCAAGTCAAGTAAACTGGTGCTTCATTCTCCTCTCAAGACAGGAAAAGTTATTTGCAAGAGGAAGAGAAATCACATGAGGATATCCACACGTGAGAAAAATTAGTTCAAACAACCCAATACAAAATTGAACTTTCTTCCTTGCATGTATCACCTCCAATTACAACTAGTCAGAGGTAGGAAGAAGTTATTGTCAATTTCTCTCGaaccctgaaaaaaaagaaaaaaaacaactagcATTACTTCACTGTAACTAACCACTGTATGGGCGTGGATGAGGTTggagaataaagaaaaccaACCAGTTTCATTTACATGAGATTTCCCTAAACTGCTGCATAACGCCCCAGAAAGTGGTGGCTTTTACCCCCTACAACTCTCTTTATGTATCAGTGGCACAACAGTATCTCTCTGTGTCACCTAATCTTCTGATGGTAAATAATCGTTCTGACATGCCACGGTCCTTACAGTCGGAGGCTTCCAACTGAGCGACGGAGTGCCGAGAAAGGCACCAGGTGACTCATTTTGGTGACCATCAGGTGATCACAGtctggtgctgctgtggagcCCTGTTATCCAAGAAGGTAAAGGAACACGTGAATTTTGCATTATGTATGTGGGGAGTAGAAAAAGTGCCAATCACTAGGAAGTTtggtaaaaatatttcagattcaGAGAGGCTGACCATTTTGAAAGGCAGAGGTCAGCTGTACGGAATTGCAGACATATTTTTGCTCTTACCCCTTCAATTAGGGTTAAGAGAGAGGTGGGGAGAAAGGGACAAGATCAGGTGTATGATACTTTGTGCCCACTTCCCCtgacaaaccaaaaaacaccctcccaaaaaaccacaaattttTATAGTACAAACAAACATGGCTTACTCTACGAAGCTTTACATGACTTTGCATCCTATCCTGTAGACATCTTACTGGCTGAGAAAATAAGCCCTTTAAAAGGAGAGGGATGCATAATGCGTGAATGTCACATTCAATAACGTTTCATCCGTCTGTAATGCGTGGCCTATATCGGAAATCTTTGTAGGGTTCACCTGCACAGTTGGCAGCAAGTTTGCCTTtggtgaagagaaaaaaaaaaaaaaaaaaaaaaaggcaaaagaaaccacacagacacacactaTCAGAGACGGGGAGGAAGCGAGAGCAGCCTGATTAACACGGGGAGTGCACACACCTCTACAACTCAGCCCTAGTGAAGCGGCGGCGCCCAACCCCGCCGGCCGCGGCTGacagcgccggccccgcggcgtGACAGCCGGCGGGATCCCGAGGGGCCGCGGGCACGGGAGCCCCCGCGGCGTGACAGCCGGCGGGATCCCGAGGGGCCGCGGGCACGGGAGCCCCCGCGGCGTGACAGCCGGCGGGATCCCGAGGGGCCGCGGGCACGGGAGCCCCCGCGGCGTGACAGCCGGCGGGATCCCGAGGGGCCGCGGGGCACGGCCGGGCGGCCCCGGAGCCGGGCGGGGCGGTCCCGGCGGCGGGGCAGCGCTGCGCTCGGCACCTGGCACTCACCTCGGGGCCGGGTCACTCGGGGGCCGGAGACCACATTCACGCGTGTCCGCACCGCCTCCTGCTAGAGCTGCAGCGGGGAAAAAGGGTGGAGAAcgggggaggaagggagggagggagaaagagaagggGGAAGGAAGAGCGAAGCGGGGAGGTGAGGACGGGGGCAGCGCTGGCACCTGCCCCGCCGGCCCGGGGAGGAACAAGCGGCCCCGCGGTGGGCGCTGCAgctgagggagggagggagcgagTCACTCACCGCCGCCGCCATCCCCACCgccatcctcctcctccccggTGCCGTGCACCCTCAGCCCGCCTCCTCCTGCCGCCGCTTCCGCTCTCCGCGGTGCGTGGCGAGGGGGAGGGCGGGGAGGcaccgccccggccccgccgcccgcacGGGACCCGCGGCCGGGCAGGTaccgcggccgggccgggggcgccgAGCGGGGCGGCGAGAGGCGCTGAGCCGCCACGGGTCAGCCCCGGGTCCCCGGCCCCAGCAGCCGCTCGCCTCCGCCTTCTGCCCGCGGCTTTCACGGGAGAGAAATGTCGGCATCTCCCTCCTTCGTTCCCGGGGTGGGGGGGCTTCTCGATGGGCGCGGAAAGGGAGGCCACTGGCGGCCCCGCAGTGCTGGACAGGCGCCTTCAGCCGCCCCGGGTAAAGGGTCTGGCCCAGGCTGTCGGGAGCAAGAGTGTGCCGGCTGCTCTGTCGCGTTCGGTACATTGCGCTGTCACCAAATGGTGATCTCTTGAGATCTACTAAATTTTTGTCCGGTTCGAGGAATTAAGAGCCAGTTCCAAACTATGCATTGGGTGGGGGtaattcttctctcttttttcacaGCTACAAGCACTCCCTGGAGATATGGACCACGCAGCGGATGAATCCGGGCTCCTGGAAGGCTCTGATGTTGGGTCTCAGAAAGAGAGAGTGGTGACAGAGGAGGAATGGCtacagaaatgggaaatgggtAACATCGGGTTTCACAAGGAACACAAGCATCCGTACGTGACTTCACTCTTCTGCCTAAGCTGTTTAAGTAATGCCATGAGATGAGTGGCTTGGCTCATTCGAGAAACTCTTAATTGAAAATGGAACATTTGCAAAAATCAAATTATCTGACGTGGGCACAGCTTGAAACAAAAATTACTATAGATATTTTTGTGTCCTACATGTGTCAAAggacagagaaaagaaattatggAAAAGTATTTAGAGCTTTTACTCTTGAATCAAGTTTTAAACCTTAAAGCTTAGATAGTTTGGCTAGAAAATCTTGAATTTTTCTGATGGAGATGCTTTGCACTCTTGTTCATGTTGTGAAACTGGGCCTTGAAACAATGTGCAGAAGGCATCAGAGCAACTACCATGCAGTAAAAGACAAGGACCTAAGAGAACAAACTTGATTATATATAGTCTTTCGTGACCTGTAAAAGTTATTTGCTTGATGCAGAAGTTTCATAATCATTCTGTTTAAAATCTCTATTATGATCCTCTTAGAGGTGGATTGGTTTAATTGTTTAGTTGCAAAGACAAACAGAAGATAGAACAAACAGAAATGTGTTAATTTCTGAATGACGTGAAATTTACTTTCTTGCTGTGTAAGTGGAAGGtgaatgcttttattttgttttcatttctaatGGCATGAAGCAGATTGAGTTAATAACATATGTGCCATCATGGATATTTATGCTACCTGGCACAGTGTGTAGCACTTGGCTTTTCATGTGCCAACACAAGTACTCGCGAAGTAAAACATGTCTGTTCTTCTGCAGGCTCCTCCAAAAGTATCTGGATGTTCTTTTAAATGGCAGGAGTGGACTGAGGATATTTTTCCCACTTTGTGGTAAAGCAGTAGAGATGAAATGGTAAAACACAGATAATAAGAGCAAAAATCTTATGTGATGTGGGGAGGGAgggtgggagggagagggggaatTCCCAACCTTATATTGGCCAGCAGAAATGCACCACATTTCCACTGCTAGGAAAACAGTGTGACTGGAAGCTGAAGGGAGGAGGAGTCTGATGTTTCGTATAGTAGCATGAATTGAATGGATAAGGTCTGATCTGAAAGTCCTACTGATTGTCCCAAGTTCGGCTTGAGGAATGCTGAATTTACATGGACAGAGTGACTGAAGCTATGCCCTTACCACTGCTGCTTTTTGTAGCAATGCCAGCTTAACTGCCCACAATGAGGTCAGTTGTGTTAGACATTTTCAAGACACCATGTGGCATGCTACTCTGGAAATTTAAGTGATTTGGGCTAAATGTAAAATGTAACTTCctcttttttatatttcttattttacttttactttatttttttttttttccctttcagaaaGGGATGGGGGCAGGGGGAAGGAGTGTTGTATTTAAAAGTAGGGCCTATATAAGTCAGTGATTTTCCTGGAGGGAAGGAGCACAATCCAAAACCTATGTCTTCAATTAATCCAGCTATCAGGTTTTATCACAGTACCTACTTCCTAGGCTGACTGTGGGCTCTGACACACGTTGGTGttttgctgagctgcagcagtgcagaggtTGCTGCACCTCCTTTGCTGCCCATTCCTGCCAAGCCACAGAGGCAGCTGGGTGAACACTGTGCCTCAGTCACCTCAGTTCAGAGCACAGCACCTTTCTGAAATGGACAGTTTCTCAGTGTGATTACCTCTGTTTTCAGTGAGTTAGCAGGGATAAATTAATAATTCATTAAATCTAAATAAAGCATGTAACTCCTCATCAACTGTATGCTGAGTGGTGCTAATTTAAGCTCAGATCATGGAAGGGAGGTGTTCAGTATAATGTGAACACTTCAGATAGTCAGAATTAGACATATCAGGGCTTCCTAAAACTAGGCTTTCCCTAATGAATAAATGATGTATGGGAGATACACATTTTGCCCAGCCTGTGGGCCTCATGTAAACCTGGGCCTTCTCTCTCTTGTGTGCAGGCTGGCGGACATGGGGCACAGTGTTGTTGGTGTGGAACTCAGTGAGCAAGCagtgaaggaatttttttcagaacacaGTCTGCCTTATTGTGAGGAGCCAGTCTCTGAGATTTCAGGAGGAAAACTGTTCCAGGTATGTCAAATGATCTGGTGTGGTTAATCATGCAATACTGGCATAACTGAGCAAACAAGTCATTCTGCTTTTATGCATCTGTTTTACTGGTAATCATTCACCTCTCCTGAAGTGGTCTAAAAGGAAGCTCTGAGTTGTATTTTTGGACTGAGAAGTTATTCTTCTAAACTTACTACTTTGGCCTTCTTATGACTTGAAGCACTTGAATGtagaagaaatgtattttaaaactgGAGGCATGCCTTGATAGATTGATAAAAGTTGCATGCCTTGATAGATTATAACCTCCCTGCAGGGGATCAGAAGAGTTACCTCAGtaaactaaaactaaaaatatttctcagggTTTTTCCCCATTGCACATAAAcgtattttaaacatttcactTTTAATAGTGTATGGGTATATTTTAAGATATGAAGTATAAATATATACTTACGAGTGCATATTTGAAGATAGTTAGCTGATAAGGattgtttcttttgcttttattgtAGAGTACCTCTGGCAACATTTCCCTCTACTGCTGCAATATTTATGATTTGTCCAGGTAGGAATACTCATAGTGTTTTACAATTCTCCATAATCAAATATGTATTCATACTGTCCAAtgctattattttatttgaatcaGGCAAAGATTTGTCAGGTCCTCTTAAGCAAACTCATATTAATTTGTATGAGAAATTTGAATGGCTAATCTCCAACAAAAGTCTAGTTCCATTGTTAATCATTAAGGATGACAACTAATTATCTTTAAGGGGGCTTCTTAttccaagccattctgtgaaaGTTATCAAAAAGCATTTTTGCTTTTACAGTAAAACCAAATTATCTTTAACATTACTGATGAATTCTATGAAGCAAAACTTTAACACAACCCCTTACTCAGAGTAACTTAGTAAAGAGATAATAAGGTTTTGGTgacttttttgtgtttgtttgctcTTCTTACAAACAACTGTCAGGCACAAGAATTTGTGCCATGGCTCTTCAGTAGGAAGGAGGAAAAGTCTGGGATTTCCAGAACTAGTACATACAAGTGCAATAGGTAGTTCAGGACACCAGAACACAGAGTTTACTATAtgatcttctttttttttttttttttttcaatctgcCAAAACACTTGAAGAAAAGACTATGTATTACTAGAGTCCAGGGTCTTTCAGACAGTAGACCATGATTgtgcctcctgctgctgcagctgactCCAGTCTGTTTGACTGGTGCATATATGTAACTAGTCTTGTAAAGTGTCCAACAGAAGGGGTGTGTATGAATGTGATTTTGTAGCTACTGCCTGGTTTCTTACCTGCCTTGTCTCTCCAGTGTAGTTACTTGTTACTCTGTAGGTACTTTTAATCTTTCTTGCTGTGAGTTGACAAGTTGCCCAATGATTGCTTAAGCTTCCCAGAAATTTTTGAAAAACTCAGTCATAAGTTTTGTAGCAAGTAGTGTGGTGAAACTTGTAACTTCTATCACAACATGGTGCAATAATacattgaaattaaaaaaaaataggtagTTAGTGACAATTTCAGTGCATATCACTGGATCCAGTACATAGTTTGTCATCACAAAATAAATTGGCGGATAGACATTCTGGATGCAGAATGAACTGTATTCCCAACATCAGTCAGCAGATACCTGTGACTAGAAAAATGCACACACTTCTAGTTTCTGTGTACAGACAATTTGATTAATTACACAGTAATTATGGAAATTAAACTTATTTCTCTCTTGCTGAGGCAGGTCCCTTTCATCTCCTAGCATTCATTAGAAGAAAACTCAAATGTGCTCCTGACCTTTGTCAGAATGGGACATTTCAAAGACTCTTGGTAGTTAAAGAGTAACAGGAATTACTGCTctttctgggaattctgggacATATGTAAAATAGTTATATTACACAATCACTGTACCTCCTAATACAATTATGGCTACAAGActtcaaaagaaaatcaaaaattgCATTTACTGAAACTACTAAACATATGCAGAGATAGAAATTCACAAGTTTCCTCTTAAATTTAGTGGGTTTTCTGCAATATGTGAATTTCTGATTTACATGTTAGATTTTTCTCTATATGTAGTAGTACCTAACCCATGCTGAATGCTGTATAAACACATAGCAGCATGTTATAGTGAAAGCTCTTCCTCACACCTTATCTTCATCCTGACTCCAAATCAGGATGAAAGACAGCTGTGTGCCTTTTTTGACTGTTTCCTCATGGCTTCATTGTGTTG comes from Lonchura striata isolate bLonStr1 chromosome 1, bLonStr1.mat, whole genome shotgun sequence and encodes:
- the TPMT gene encoding thiopurine S-methyltransferase isoform X1; protein product: MDHAADESGLLEGSDVGSQKERVVTEEEWLQKWEMGNIGFHKEHKHPLLQKYLDVLLNGRSGLRIFFPLCGKAVEMKWLADMGHSVVGVELSEQAVKEFFSEHSLPYCEEPVSEISGGKLFQSTSGNISLYCCNIYDLSSSIVGKFDGVWDRGALVAVNPCDRQRYASLMINLVEKNSSYLLVTVSYDPNKHKGPPFYVPESEIKSLFGNCCEIKCLEKVDDFSEKHRQWGLDYFLEVLYLLKFVA
- the TPMT gene encoding thiopurine S-methyltransferase isoform X2, with the translated sequence MDHAADESGLLEGSDVGSQKERVVTEEEWLQKWEMGNIGFHKEHKHPLLQKYLDVLLNGRSGLRIFFPLCGKAVEMKWLADMGHSVVGVELSEQAVKEFFSEHSLPYCEEPVSEISGGKLFQSTSGNISLYCCNIYDLSSYASLMINLVEKNSSYLLVTVSYDPNKHKGPPFYVPESEIKSLFGNCCEIKCLEKVDDFSEKHRQWGLDYFLEVLYLLKFVA